The proteins below come from a single Molothrus ater isolate BHLD 08-10-18 breed brown headed cowbird chromosome 3, BPBGC_Mater_1.1, whole genome shotgun sequence genomic window:
- the SLC22A7 gene encoding solute carrier family 22 member 7, with product MKFEDLLLETGGFGRFQILILAILCLARINLPMHFLLHNFLAATPSHHCAIPHQEAFVNLTTEEVLLISIPRKPDGTFSSCEMFSQPQFHLLLNSSLQPENKSIIQHCQHGWVYDHSQFTSTISTQWDLVCEQRGLNQATATFFFIGVTVGAMVFGDLSDRFGRKTMLQLSLVCSLVFGMLSAASVSYTMLAVTRTLTGVALSGLSLIVLPLGMEWVDVQHRTFTGILSSIFWSIGNMLLALAAYLVREWHWLLVAVTAPCLLSIVCLWWVPESARWLIAKGKVKQAHRHLLRCARMNGRKDFACLTRGKELEIQTHALTRMATDKNMGGSYSYISLFRTPVLRKISVCSGVVWFGVAFSYYGLSMNLTGFGLSIYLSQFVFGAIEIPAKMVMYVLVNRIGRRQCQAWTLILAGVCIGANIIIPKSFSSLRSVVAILGKGCSEAAFTTVFLYTSELYPTILRQNGMGYTSFLARLGGALAPLVFLLDEVWRSLPEVTYCAVAVCSGAAAFLLPETLNARLPEGIEDVEKPQVKVPPEASTPEGVPLQALLK from the exons atgaaatttgaGGATCTCCTGCTGGAAACTGGGGGCTTTGGCAGATTCCAGATTTTGATTTTGGCTATCCTCTGCCTCGCAAGAATCAACCTTCCCATGCATTTCCTGCTGCACAATTTTCTTGCTGCCACCCCCTCTCATCACTGTGCAATTCCACACCAAGAGGCATTTGTGAATCTCACCACGGAGGAAGTTCTGCTCATCAGCATCCCTCGGAAGCCCGACGGCACTTTCAGCTCCTGTGAGATGTTCTCACAGCCCCAGTTCCACCTGCTGCTCAactcctctctgcagccagagaaCAAATCCAtcatccagcactgccagcacggATGGGTCTATGACCACTCTCAGTTCACCTCCACCATCTCCACCCAG TGGGACCTCGTGTGTGAGCAGCGTGGGCTGAACCAGGCAACAGCAACCTTCTTCTTCATCGGCGTCACCGTGGGGGCCATGGTGTTCGGGGACCTCTCCGACAG GTTTGGAAGGAAGACCATGCTGCAGCTGTCCCTGGTGTGCTCCCTGGTTTTTGGGATGCTGAGCGCCGCCTCCGTGTCCTACACGATGCTGGCCGTCACACGGACCCTCACCGGGGTGGCCCTGAGTGGCCTGTCCCTGATTGTCCTGCCTCTGG GGATGGAGTGGGTGGACGTCCAGCACCGCACCTTCACCGGGATCCTGAGCAGCATCTTCTGGAGCATTGGGAacatgctgctggccctggcagcctACTTGGTGAGGGAGTGGCActggctgctggtggctgtgacAGCACCTTGCCTCCTGAGCATCGTCTGCCTGTG GTGGGTCCCAGAGTCTGCCAGGTGGCTCATAGCCAAGGGCAAAGTGAAGCAAGCCCACAGGCACCTGCTCAGATGTGCAAGAATGAATGGAAGGAAAGACTTTGCCTGTCTCACCAGAGGTAAGGAACTGGAGATCCAGACACAC GCCCTCACAAGGATGGCAACAGACAAAAACATGGGAGGGAGTTACTCCTACATCAGCTTGTTCAGGACCCCAGTCCTGAGGAAGATCTCTGTGTGTTCTGGTGTGGTGTG GTTTGGTGTTGCCTTCTCTTATTACGGCTTGAGCATGAACCTGACTGGCTTTGGGCTCAGCATCTACCTCTCCCAGTTTGTCTTTGGTGCCATTGAGATTCCAGCCAAGATGGTCATGTACGTGCTGGTGAACCGAATCGGCCGGCGGCAGTGCCAGGCGTGGACACTCATCCTGGCCGGGGTCTGCATAGGAGCCAACATCATCATTCCCAAGT ccTTCAGCTCCCTGCGTTCAGTAGTGGCCATTTTGGGCAAGGGTTGCTCAGAAGCTGCCTTCACCACCGTCTTCCTGTACACCTCAGAGCTCTACCCCACCATTCTGAG GCAGAACGGGATGGGGTACACCTCGTTCCTGGCGCGCCTGGGAGGGGCGCTGGCCCCGCTGGTGTTCCTGCTGGACGAGGTGTGGCGGTCCCTGCCCGAGGTGACATACTGCGCCGTGGCCGTGTGCAGCGGCGCCGCGGCCTTCCTGCTCCCGGAGACGCTCAACGCGCGCCTTCCCGAGGGCATCGAGGACGTGGAGAAGCCACA ggTAAAAGTGCCACCAGAAGCCAGCACTCCCGAGGGCGTGCCACTGCAGGCTCTCCTGAAGTGA